In the Aristaeella hokkaidonensis genome, GACATTATTCAGGCGATTAAGATGGAAACTCCTGAGCGGCTTGTGGCGTTTTGTCAGGGAATTCAAACAGCCAGCCCCGTGGACAGTATGGCAATGCCCGAACCCTGGGACATGCCGGGCTATGATGATCAGGTTGTTATGGCGGCAGGAACATTTGTTGCCGGCGCCAGTATTGAACTGAGCGCTGACGGTCCTATCAGGGCACCGTACACCGCTTTTATGCAGGGAGGACTGACATATGTTCACGGGCGGATTGCGCTTTCAGAAGCACTGCGCAGAATGATGGAAACAGGCGCGCTCAAAATGCCGTAATTCTTGACAATGACAGGCTCAGCTCATATAATATTTTAATGTTTGAACATTCAGGAAATTACATGATCGGAGGGACGGAAATGGATATCCAGACACTTGAAAAATATGCGCGGCAGGTGAGAAGAGACATCATTATCATGACTGCTGCTGCAGGCGCAGGTCATCCCGGCGGATCTCTTTCCAGCACGGAGGCTATGGTTGCGCTGTATTTTGATGTAATGAATGTGGATCCCAAGGATGACAAGAACCCTGACCGTGACAGGTTTGTTCTTTCCAAGGGCCATTCCGCTCCCGCTCTTTACGGAACACTTTGTGAACGCGGCTTTTTCGGCCGTGAGGAATTTGATCATTTCCGTCAGCTCCACGGTATTCTGCAGGGACATCCCGACACAAAAAAATGCCCCGGCGTTGACGCCTCCACCGGCTCTCTCGGACAGGGAATCTCCATTGCGGTCGGTATGGCTCTCGGCGCAAAGCATACAGGAAAAAAATGCCATGTTTACACAATCATCGGAGACGGTGAAAGCCAGGAAGGCCTTGTATGGGAAGCCAGCATGGCTGCAGCGCACTATAAGCTTGACAACCTGACCGTTATTCTGGATCATAACGGACTTCAGATTGACGGAACAAATGATGAAGTTATGAGCCTCGGAGATATCAAAGCAAAGGCTCTCGCTTTCGGATATGACGTGATTGAGGTTGCGGACGGCAATGATATGAAACAGGTTGTCGATGCTCTGCATGTGCCTGCCTGTCCCGGCAAACCGAGATATATTATTCTGAATACGCTGAAGGGTAAGGGCGTCAGCTTTATGGAAGGCCAGGTCGGCTGGCATGGAAAAGCTCCGAATGCTGAACAGGCTGCCCAGGCACTGAAGGAATTGGAGGGCTGAAGAAATGGAAAAGAAAGCAGTTCGTGTTGCATATGGTGAGGCCCTTGTCAAACTGGGCGAAGAAAATGAGAAAGTCGTTGTGCTTGATGCTGACCTGGCCGGCGCAACAATGACAAACGGATTCAAGAAAGCATATCCCAACCGGTTTTATGACTGTGGTATTGCAGAAGCAAACATGGTTGACGTTGCTGCCGGTATGAGTACGATGGGACTTATCCCTTTCTGCTCCACATTCGCGGTTTTTGCAGGCCGCAATTATGACCAGATCCGGAATGGCGTCTGTTACCCCAAATTCAATGTCAAGTTTGGTTTCAGCCATGCAGGCATTACGCTGGGTGAAGACGGCGGCAGCCATCAGGCTATCGAGGACATTGCGCTTATGAGAGTCCTGCCTGGTATGACTGTGTTTGTTCCTTCCGATGCCAACGAGTGTTACCAGTGTGTTGAAGCGGCAGCGAAAATTGAAGGCCCTGTATACATCCGTACAGCCAGACTCGCTACTCCTGTTTATGATCCCAGACCGTTTACCGTAGGAAAGGGAAACGTCATTCGTGACGGAAGCGACTGTGCGATATTCACATGCGGTATTATGCTGGAGCACGCAATTGAAGCTGCTGATATACTTGCGGGCCAGGGTGTGAATGCGGCGCTCGTATCTTTCCATACGATAAAGCCTTTTGATGAGGAGCTTGCTCTTCGTTATACAGCGAAATGCAGAAAAGTGTTTACTGTCGAAGAGCATTCCATCATCGGCGGACTTGGAGACACAGTAGCTTCCGCTATTATCGGAAACGGTGTTGAGAAGTTCATGAAGATTGGTATCAACGATGTGTTCGGCCAAAGCGGAAAACCGGCCGACCTCCTGAAAGAATATGAGCTGACCGGTCCCCAGATTGCAGAAAAAATCCTGAAGAATCTGTAATGCAATTCCCCCCTTTCCTGCGGCCTGAATGACATGCGGAAAGGGGGGTTCTGCAAAGATATGATTTTTTATTGGGTGATGAGTCATGTTATTTGCTTTTATCGTAAACCCTGCGGCAGGAAACGGGTATTCTCTTGAAATCATGCAGAAGCTTGAGGAAATCCTGAAAGCCAAAGATACGGAATACCGCATATACAGAACTGAACGGCCCGGCCATGGTACAGAGCTCGCTGTTAAACTTGCGGCTGATGAAGAGGTTACAGCCGTTGTATCTGTCGGAGGAGACGGAACTGCGGGGGAGGTTGCCGCAGGTCTTACAGGAACAGGGAAACCCATGGGCATTATTCCAGCCGGCACCGGAAATGATTTTATCAAATCTGCGGGTATTCCCAATGAGCCTGACAAGGCACTGGAATTGCTGCTGACAGGAATTGCAAAGCCCACTGATACAGGCACAGTAAACGACCGCTTTTTCCTGAATGTCTGCGGTACGGGATTTGATGTTACAGTCCTGGATTATGCGGAGGATGAAAAGAAAAAGCACAGGGGGCTCACACCTTATTTCCTTGGACTGATCAAAGCAATCTTTCATTATCAAAGCATTCATCTGAAGATAACCGCTGACGGAAAAGAACAGGAAGGAGAGTATCTTATCTGTTCTGTGGCGAACGGCCGTTTCATCGGCGGTGGTATCCCCATATGTCCGAAAGCTGATATTGAAGACGGAAAGCTTGATCTTGTTATGATCCGCAGCGTTCACAGGTGGCAGATTCCGTTTTACCTGCCGGGTCTGATGCTTTCCAAAGATCTGAAATTCAGAATAACGAAGCATTTCAGAGCTTCCGATATCCTGATAGAGGGAAACAGTCTGCGAATCAATGTGGATGGAGATATCAGTCCGATGAACAGCGTCGAATTCAGAATCAATCCTGGTTCTTTGATGCTTATTCGGTAAAAGCCTGCTGCAGGATCCAGACGAAATATGCAGGCTAAAGGAGGACAATGCATTGGCAGTCAGAAATGATATTCGGGACAAGGCTAAAAATCTGTGGATCAAAGGAATGAAAGCGATCGGCAATACTGCTGCCAGTATCGCAAACAATACACGCTACAAAGTAGATGAAGTTACAATCCAGAACCGCAGAAGGGAAGTGCTTGGTGACCTGGCCAATAAAGCCTATGCTTTATGGCTGAAGGGAGAAACATTCCCTGAACCAATGACCAGGATGCTGCAGGAACTGAAACAGCTTGATGAACAGCTCAACGATATCAGGGCAGAAAAATATGCAGCCTCCCTTACCGGATCGGCCGCTGCCCCGGCTGAACAGGACAATGAAAGCAGCGATGACGGCACAGAGGAAGATGAGGACGATGAATTGCCTGTATCCGAAGATAATTCGCTGGTAAGCGCTGAAATAAACGGTTTGTTTGACAATACTGTTTCAGTGGGGAAAATGGCCGAGAAAGTGAATTCCACACTGAATCAGATGAGTGAAAGAATACACAGTTTTCCTCAGGACAGTAAAGACGATGATCAAAGGCAGGAATGAAGCGGGAATGAAACTACGCGTATTGAACCTTGTTCTTTTTGCTATACTCCTGATCTGCTGTACAAACGCTGTATGTGAACATACAGAACAGATACAGATCACTGCCGACAATGAAGAATGGTCATGGGATCCCGGTGCATACAATCAGTTTTCAGGCCGGATCGACCTTGCGGAGTTTTGCGGAAAAGAATTAACGATCAGAATCTCCACCGATCTTTCATACGGCGGAGATCCGGAAGAAGATCACAATCCGTTATTCACAGTTGTTAACGGGCATCGTGTTACAATGCTGAAACAAAAAAGCTCGGCTGTTTTCACACCCGAAACGGAAAACCCTGCATTTGAATTTTCTGCCAGTATTAAGCTCCCTGAGAAAGGGCATGTGCGCAGTATTAAGCTGGATTTCAGAATTGTTGATGAAAACGGTACAGAACTGATGGATCTTCAGGATATCATCAGTGCCGGAGAAAATGCCGCTGGCAGGGAAAACGGAGCTTTTTATATTCCCTACGATATCGGAACGATCATTTGGATAATTACCGCAGCAGCTGCTTTAGTATGGGCGGTTGTACTGCTCAGAAACTTTATTAAGAAAAGTATAGGAGATAATCATTATGCAGATCTATAACAGCATGACCCGTAAAAAAGAAACTTTTAAGCCGATCCATGATGGAAAAGTGGGTATTTATGCGTGCGGCCCTACTGTGTATAATTATTTCCATATCGGCAATGCCCGGCCTTTCATCACGTTTGACGTGTTGAGAAGGCAGCTGGAGCGGGAAGGCTATGAGGTTACTTTTGTCCAGAATTTCACAGATATCGATGACAAAATGATCAGAAGAGCCAATGAAGAAGGCATTACTGTAAAGGAACTTGCCGACAGATTTATCAATGAGTATTACAAGGATGCCAAAGCGCTGGGAATCCGTCCGGCCACGGTTCACCCCAAAGCAACAGAACATATTCCGGAAATCATCGCGCTGATTACAAAACTGATTGAAAACGGTCATGCTTATGCATCGCCCTCCGGTGATGTTTATTATCGCGTATCCGCTTTTCCCGGTTACGGTAAACTGTCCGGCCAGAATGCGGACGACAGGGAAAACGGCGCAAGTGAAAGACTGAATGTTGATACAGATAAGGAATCGCCTGAAGACTTCGCTTTGTGGAAGGCACAGAAACCCGGAGAACCTGCATGGGACAGCCCCTGGGGAAAGGGCAGACCGGGGTGGCATGTTGAGTGCTCAGCAATGAGCATGAAGTATCTCGGAGAAACTTTTGACATACACTGCGGCGGAAAAGACCTGCTGTTTCCTCACCATGAAAATGAAATTGCCCAGAGCGAAGGAGCCACAGGAAAGAAGTATGTCAATTACTGGATGCATAACGGCTTCATCAATGTGGACAACCAGAAGATGAGCAAAAGCCTGAACAATTTCTTTACCGTCAGGGATATCGCAAAGGAATATGATCTGGAAGCTGTACGTCTCTTTATGCTCAGTGCACATTACCGCAGTCCGATTAATTTCAGCCGGGATCAGATTGATTCTGCAAATGCCAGCCTGAATCGTTTGTATACCGCGCGGAATTCTCTGAAGTTCCAGCTTGAAAACGGAGAAGACAGGCCGCTGAACGACAAGGAGAAAGAATTCATCGAGCGTCTGAAAGGATACGAAAAACGTTTTGATGACGCGATGGATGATGATATGAATACGGCAGATGCACTGGGCGCCATTTTTGAACTGGTTAAGGATGCAAATGTTACGGTGGTTCAGGGCGCTTCAAGGGAAGCTGCTCAGGCCGCGCTGAACAGCCTGGAATCAATCTGCGATGTGCTGGGAATTCTCAGCAAAAAGGAAGAAGAACTCCCGCCCGAAATTGCCGCACTTGTAAATGAACGGGCTGAAGCCAGGAAGAATAAAGACTGGGCAAAGAGTGATGAGCTTCGCAACAGGATCATTCAGGCCGGGTATATTCTGGAGGATACTAAACAGGGACAGAAAGTCAGGAAAGATGTCTGATAAAGCAAAACGTATGACTGGTGTTTTGCTTGTTCTGACAGGAGTCGTACTGAGTCTGGCCCATATTCTGGCACCTGTGCATAATGACGGGATAGTCTACAGGACAGGCTGCGGTTCCGCCTGGCAGCTCAGCGGTATTCCGGTAAAAGAAGCCGGTATAGTCAGAATCAACACCGCCGGAGAGGATGAACTGGAAACACTTCCCGGAATCGGGAAGGTTTATGCTTTGCAGTTGATCGAAGAAAGAAACAAGAACGGTCCGTTTTATTATCCCGAAGATCTGACGGCAGTTCACGGAATCGGAAACGGAACGGTGAAAAAGCTGTATCAGTATATCAATCTGACGGTTGAATAAGGGGAGGAAAAGATGGCATATCGTGCACTGTACCGTGAGTGGAGACCCAAGGATTTCTCCCATGTTGTCGGACAGGCTCCGATCATCGGAACGCTGAGAAATCAGGTCGTCACAAACCGAATTGCACATGCATACCTGTTCTGTGGATCCCGTGGAACAGGGAAAACCTCCACAGCCAAGATTCTGGCAAAAGCGATTAACTGTTTACAGCCTGAAAACGGTGATCCATGCGGAAAGTGTGAGAACTGTCTGCGGGCAGACAATGAAGAGACCCTGGATGTTATTGAAATCGACGCAGCCAGCAATAACGGCGTGGACGAGATGCGGGAACTGAGGGATACGGTAAAGTATCCACCCCAGTACGGTAAATATAAAGTATATATTATCGATGAAGTGCATATGCTGTCCACATCTGCATTCAATGCACTGCTGAAAACATTGGAGGAACCTCCTGCCCATATTGTTTTCATCCTGGCAACAACAGAACCGCAGAAGCTGCCGGAAACCATCCTGAGCAGATGTCAGCGCTTTGACTTTGGACGGATTCCCAGTACGGAAATAGCCGGAAGACTGAAGGAAGCGGCAGAAGGCAGCGGCGCGCAGGTATCTGACGGCGCTCTTATGATGATTGCAAGGGCTGCCGACGGCGGCATGAGGGACGCGCTCAGCATCCTGGACATGTGCCTTGGATACAGTGATCAGGTTGATGAAGAACTCGTCAGAAACATACTTGGAACGAGCGATACATCCTTTTTGTTCGAATTCAGCAAAGCACTTTCTGAACAGGATGCTTCGAAGGTTTATCTCATGATTGACAGGCTCATGCGTGACGGCAAAGATCCGGCCGTTTTCGCAAAAGATGTCTGCAGACATATCAGGGCCCTGCTGATTGCCAAAACCAGTCCTGAAGATGTATCCATGATTATGGATATTTCCGGGGATGAAGCTGCGGAATATGTCCGGCAAAGCGAATCAATGACAGTGTCAAGGCTGATGAAAATTCTGGATCTGTTCATGGCGCTTGAAACGGAAATGAGATATGCTTCTACACCGAGAATGGCTTTGGAAAACGCCAGTATTAAAAGCTGTCTGAGAATCGAAGAAACGGATTCACAGGCCCTGAATGACAGGATTATTGAACTTGAAAAACGTATAGACGGATTGATGCGGAATCCTGCGGCAGCAGCTGCTGCACAAATTCCCGTGGAGGAAACAAAAACCACCAGGATACAGCAGCCCAGGGAAGAAAGAAAGGTGCCTCAGGCTGCCGGGAGAGAAAACAGCGGAAATCATGCTGCGGTATGGAAAGAACTGATGAATACAATCCGCGGAAAAGATATGACTGCCTGGAGCTTTCTTTCCCAGGGCCGTATGATCGGCTGTAAAAACGGAAGGTATCTCTGGCAGGCGGACAGGAAAGAAGCAGAGGTTCAGTTTATTACTGTTCTCAATATGCCGGAAAGGAACAAAACCATCTGTGAATGTCTTCAGCAGATAACCGGACAGGCATGCTCATTTTCTGCTGTGCCTCAGGGCAAATCATCCGAAACGGCTGATAACAGCGGAGATGATGAATATCTTGAGTCGATTTATGAAACTTTCGGAAAAGAACCTGTGAATATAGTGGATGAGATTTAAAAGATCCCGGCTGAAGCTTCAGCCGGGATCTTTGATACTTGTACGAGTGATCAGTTCAGTTCCTGAGCGTCATTCTCAATGGTGACATCTTCAACATTGCGGATTGCCCAGCGTGCCACAACCATGGAGAGATTGTCCTTTCCGACGGAAAGAGTAACTGTATCATCCTTCAGACCGGTAATGGTACCGTAGATACCGCCGATTGTGCAGATGCGGTCGCCGGCTTTCAGGTTGTTCAGCATTTCCTTAACCTGTTTGTCCTTTTTGCGCTGCGGACGAATCAGCATAAACCAGAAGACAACAAAAATCAGGATGAGGGGGAGGAATGTGGTTGCCAGGGCCGCGATGGAACTGACCTGCTGGACTTCTCCTTCAGCGCCGGCAACAGCGGCGGTTTCTTCAGCAAAAGCTGAAGCGATACCGAAAATGTTTTCAATCATGACAGAATAAACTCCTTTCAAGCTCATGTAGCACATATTATAACAGACAAACATACGGCTTACAAGACGTACAGAATGGAATACAACAAAAAACAATGTTTCGTTTACTCAGGGCAGGGTACGCGTCGCAACGATATCGGCTTCGGTATTCAGTACGTGATGGATAATGATCTGACCTGCACGAACCGGGGCATGGATCTGAGTATTTCCCAGTTCATGCATTACTTCCCGAATCAGTTGCTTGGGTACAGGAACCGATGTTTTGACAGACAAAGGCATCCGGCATCCTTCAACGGGAATAACCGCGGTAATAATACGTTTGGGAAGTGTGCATTCCTGACGGGCGTAAACAGCTCCGCGGGGGCAGGTGTTGCCCGTGACGGAAAGAAATTCGCCCGTATCTGAAAGGGAAACGGTCATACGGCATCCAACGGGACAATTAATGCATGTGATAACCTGATCCATGAAATTCAGTTCCTTTCTATGCGCACTGTAAGTATGTTTTCGTCCAGATTGCGTAGATGCTCTGGTTTGAGTGTGATAAGCGCCATTTCACCGGGGGTAAATATCTGGGCCTTTTTTCTGCAGATTTCAATATTTCCGCATTCCACAACAACAGCACAGTTGCGGTATACTCCGGCAGGACGGAACATAAGATCAACAGGTGAATCCACGTTCCTGTGGATTCTCTGCGGAACGGTTCCACGAACACCGTCACCATCCATGACGGAAAAATACGAATCTTCAGAATGTCTGTTCAGTACAAAAGACGCTGCTGAACATCCTGCTTTATAACTTTCTGCGGAAACATGGTCCACAAGATCATGTACGTGCAGCACATTGCCGCAGGCAAAAATACCGGGTACATTTGTTTCAAATGTTTCGTCCACAATTGCTCCTGATGTGGCGGAAGAAAGCGACACGCCGGCGCCCAGGCTTAACTCATTTTCAGGAATAAGACCGCAGGAAAGCAGGAGTGTATCGCAGGCAAAATGTTTCTCTGTTCCAGGAACAGGTTTTCTGTTCTGATCCACTT is a window encoding:
- a CDS encoding diacylglycerol/lipid kinase family protein, which translates into the protein MLFAFIVNPAAGNGYSLEIMQKLEEILKAKDTEYRIYRTERPGHGTELAVKLAADEEVTAVVSVGGDGTAGEVAAGLTGTGKPMGIIPAGTGNDFIKSAGIPNEPDKALELLLTGIAKPTDTGTVNDRFFLNVCGTGFDVTVLDYAEDEKKKHRGLTPYFLGLIKAIFHYQSIHLKITADGKEQEGEYLICSVANGRFIGGGIPICPKADIEDGKLDLVMIRSVHRWQIPFYLPGLMLSKDLKFRITKHFRASDILIEGNSLRINVDGDISPMNSVEFRINPGSLMLIR
- a CDS encoding ComEA family DNA-binding protein → MTGVLLVLTGVVLSLAHILAPVHNDGIVYRTGCGSAWQLSGIPVKEAGIVRINTAGEDELETLPGIGKVYALQLIEERNKNGPFYYPEDLTAVHGIGNGTVKKLYQYINLTVE
- the dnaX gene encoding DNA polymerase III subunit gamma/tau, with product MAYRALYREWRPKDFSHVVGQAPIIGTLRNQVVTNRIAHAYLFCGSRGTGKTSTAKILAKAINCLQPENGDPCGKCENCLRADNEETLDVIEIDAASNNGVDEMRELRDTVKYPPQYGKYKVYIIDEVHMLSTSAFNALLKTLEEPPAHIVFILATTEPQKLPETILSRCQRFDFGRIPSTEIAGRLKEAAEGSGAQVSDGALMMIARAADGGMRDALSILDMCLGYSDQVDEELVRNILGTSDTSFLFEFSKALSEQDASKVYLMIDRLMRDGKDPAVFAKDVCRHIRALLIAKTSPEDVSMIMDISGDEAAEYVRQSESMTVSRLMKILDLFMALETEMRYASTPRMALENASIKSCLRIEETDSQALNDRIIELEKRIDGLMRNPAAAAAAQIPVEETKTTRIQQPREERKVPQAAGRENSGNHAAVWKELMNTIRGKDMTAWSFLSQGRMIGCKNGRYLWQADRKEAEVQFITVLNMPERNKTICECLQQITGQACSFSAVPQGKSSETADNSGDDEYLESIYETFGKEPVNIVDEI
- a CDS encoding transketolase family protein, producing the protein MEKKAVRVAYGEALVKLGEENEKVVVLDADLAGATMTNGFKKAYPNRFYDCGIAEANMVDVAAGMSTMGLIPFCSTFAVFAGRNYDQIRNGVCYPKFNVKFGFSHAGITLGEDGGSHQAIEDIALMRVLPGMTVFVPSDANECYQCVEAAAKIEGPVYIRTARLATPVYDPRPFTVGKGNVIRDGSDCAIFTCGIMLEHAIEAADILAGQGVNAALVSFHTIKPFDEELALRYTAKCRKVFTVEEHSIIGGLGDTVASAIIGNGVEKFMKIGINDVFGQSGKPADLLKEYELTGPQIAEKILKNL
- a CDS encoding transketolase translates to MDIQTLEKYARQVRRDIIIMTAAAGAGHPGGSLSSTEAMVALYFDVMNVDPKDDKNPDRDRFVLSKGHSAPALYGTLCERGFFGREEFDHFRQLHGILQGHPDTKKCPGVDASTGSLGQGISIAVGMALGAKHTGKKCHVYTIIGDGESQEGLVWEASMAAAHYKLDNLTVILDHNGLQIDGTNDEVMSLGDIKAKALAFGYDVIEVADGNDMKQVVDALHVPACPGKPRYIILNTLKGKGVSFMEGQVGWHGKAPNAEQAAQALKELEG
- the cysS gene encoding cysteine--tRNA ligase; the protein is MQIYNSMTRKKETFKPIHDGKVGIYACGPTVYNYFHIGNARPFITFDVLRRQLEREGYEVTFVQNFTDIDDKMIRRANEEGITVKELADRFINEYYKDAKALGIRPATVHPKATEHIPEIIALITKLIENGHAYASPSGDVYYRVSAFPGYGKLSGQNADDRENGASERLNVDTDKESPEDFALWKAQKPGEPAWDSPWGKGRPGWHVECSAMSMKYLGETFDIHCGGKDLLFPHHENEIAQSEGATGKKYVNYWMHNGFINVDNQKMSKSLNNFFTVRDIAKEYDLEAVRLFMLSAHYRSPINFSRDQIDSANASLNRLYTARNSLKFQLENGEDRPLNDKEKEFIERLKGYEKRFDDAMDDDMNTADALGAIFELVKDANVTVVQGASREAAQAALNSLESICDVLGILSKKEEELPPEIAALVNERAEARKNKDWAKSDELRNRIIQAGYILEDTKQGQKVRKDV
- the yajC gene encoding preprotein translocase subunit YajC, which encodes MIENIFGIASAFAEETAAVAGAEGEVQQVSSIAALATTFLPLILIFVVFWFMLIRPQRKKDKQVKEMLNNLKAGDRICTIGGIYGTITGLKDDTVTLSVGKDNLSMVVARWAIRNVEDVTIENDAQELN
- a CDS encoding DUF1667 domain-containing protein; translated protein: MDQVITCINCPVGCRMTVSLSDTGEFLSVTGNTCPRGAVYARQECTLPKRIITAVIPVEGCRMPLSVKTSVPVPKQLIREVMHELGNTQIHAPVRAGQIIIHHVLNTEADIVATRTLP